In Aliidongia dinghuensis, the following proteins share a genomic window:
- a CDS encoding Rieske (2Fe-2S) protein gives MAWIDVADEAAVTAAGRLVVRADGRQILLSLTEHGLFATANRCPHEGYPLSEGTLQGCTLTCNWHNWKFDLESGETLVGGDRLPRFPVRLEAGRVWVDVTRPPVAEERAKILDGLAHALDDRDQQRLVRETARLGRLGTDPADAVRVALAWAYERLEYGTTHAFAAAPDWLRLADDAGLSADARLMALGEILGHVADDVGGTDARFRFTSEHVSWDAAAFLAAIEQEDENAAAGLLRGALAASEPPIDFAAALFAAGLAHYADFGHSLIYVAQALRLIERLGSDVTEPVLLSLVRSLVYARREDLLPEFRDYRARLDAWWASSDIARPLDPVILRRISAKQAMAIVAGWGATHAPEAIFAVLVEAAAWQLLHADAPFFDSPDQKLSDNIGWLDFTHALTFAAAGLDAVHADRALWPALLLQLACFIGRNSGYVDAELATDAWRVGDRQAFRASAIQALVRHGQGRFILSAHLAKTLFASLELAEAVPDAAPTVLAATRRFLEAPIRARHPLRTARQMLVFVAEE, from the coding sequence ATGGCGTGGATCGACGTGGCGGACGAGGCGGCGGTAACGGCCGCAGGACGCCTGGTGGTGCGGGCCGACGGCCGGCAGATCCTGCTGAGCCTGACCGAGCACGGCCTGTTCGCGACCGCCAACCGCTGCCCGCACGAGGGCTATCCGCTGAGCGAGGGCACGCTGCAGGGCTGCACGCTCACCTGCAACTGGCACAATTGGAAGTTCGACCTCGAAAGCGGCGAGACGCTGGTCGGCGGCGACCGGCTGCCCCGCTTCCCGGTGCGCCTCGAGGCCGGCCGGGTCTGGGTCGACGTGACCCGTCCGCCGGTAGCCGAGGAGCGCGCCAAGATCCTGGACGGGCTCGCCCACGCGCTCGACGACCGGGACCAGCAACGCCTGGTGCGCGAGACCGCACGGCTCGGACGGCTCGGCACCGACCCAGCCGACGCGGTGCGCGTGGCACTCGCCTGGGCCTACGAGCGGCTGGAATACGGCACGACCCATGCCTTCGCCGCCGCGCCCGACTGGCTGCGCCTCGCCGACGACGCTGGCCTCAGCGCGGACGCGCGCCTGATGGCGCTGGGCGAGATCCTGGGACATGTCGCCGACGACGTCGGCGGCACGGATGCCCGCTTCCGCTTCACGAGCGAACACGTCTCCTGGGACGCGGCCGCCTTCCTCGCGGCGATCGAGCAGGAGGACGAGAATGCGGCAGCCGGCCTCCTCCGCGGCGCGCTTGCGGCGTCCGAGCCGCCAATCGACTTCGCCGCCGCCCTGTTCGCGGCCGGCCTTGCCCATTACGCCGATTTCGGCCATTCGCTGATCTATGTCGCCCAGGCACTGCGCCTGATCGAGCGCCTCGGCTCCGACGTCACCGAGCCGGTCCTGCTCTCGCTCGTGCGCTCGCTTGTCTACGCCCGGCGCGAGGACCTGCTGCCGGAATTCCGCGACTATCGCGCGCGGCTCGACGCCTGGTGGGCGTCATCCGACATCGCGCGCCCGCTCGATCCCGTCATCCTTCGCCGGATCAGCGCCAAGCAGGCGATGGCGATCGTCGCCGGCTGGGGTGCCACCCATGCGCCGGAAGCGATCTTCGCCGTGCTGGTCGAGGCTGCCGCCTGGCAGCTGCTCCATGCCGACGCGCCGTTCTTCGATAGTCCGGACCAAAAACTGTCGGACAATATCGGCTGGCTCGACTTCACCCATGCGCTCACCTTCGCTGCAGCCGGGCTCGATGCCGTCCACGCCGACCGGGCGCTCTGGCCGGCCCTGCTGCTGCAGCTCGCCTGCTTCATCGGCCGCAATAGCGGCTATGTCGATGCGGAGCTTGCGACCGATGCGTGGCGGGTGGGCGATCGCCAGGCGTTCCGTGCGTCCGCGATCCAGGCCCTTGTCCGCCACGGCCAAGGCCGCTTCATCCTGTCGGCCCATCTGGCGAAGACACTGTTCGCGAGCCTCGAGCTCGCGGAGGCCGTGCCCGACGCGGCACCGACGGTATTGGCCGCTACCCGCCGCTTCCTCGAAGCCCCGATCCGCGCCCGCCACCCGCTGCGCACCGCCCGCCAGATGCTGGTGTTCGTGGCGGAGGAGTGA
- a CDS encoding helix-turn-helix transcriptional regulator gives MTTDLPDRTSDRLLHALKAAGPQTAAALGQRLNVTAVAVRQHVERLAAAELVEYQDRREAVGRPKRYWRLTDAGHRRFPENHAGLTLELISAVSAVFGEAGLDRLIDHREQAILQSYRARLAPAASLGEKVALLAEQRAAEGYMAEMRTTDDGTFLLVENHCPICIAASRCQNLCRSELAIFAAVLGDEAEIARIEHIPAGARRCAYQIRPRVR, from the coding sequence ATGACAACCGATCTGCCGGATCGCACGAGCGATCGCCTGCTCCACGCGCTCAAGGCGGCCGGCCCGCAGACGGCCGCGGCCCTGGGCCAGCGCCTCAACGTCACTGCCGTTGCCGTGCGCCAGCATGTGGAGCGGCTCGCCGCCGCTGAGCTGGTCGAGTACCAGGACCGGCGGGAGGCGGTCGGCCGGCCCAAGCGCTACTGGCGCCTGACCGACGCGGGCCATCGCCGCTTCCCCGAGAACCATGCCGGCCTGACGCTCGAGCTGATCAGCGCCGTCTCGGCCGTGTTCGGCGAGGCGGGCCTCGACCGTCTGATCGATCATCGCGAACAGGCGATCCTGCAGAGCTACCGCGCCCGCCTCGCCCCGGCCGCGAGCCTCGGCGAGAAAGTGGCACTGCTCGCCGAGCAGCGTGCAGCCGAAGGCTACATGGCCGAGATGCGGACGACCGACGACGGCACGTTCCTGCTCGTCGAGAATCACTGCCCGATCTGCATCGCGGCAAGCCGCTGCCAGAACCTGTGTCGCTCCGAGCTTGCGATCTTCGCGGCCGTCCTTGGTGACGAGGCGGAGATCGCGCGGATCGAGCATATCCCGGCCGGCGCACGGCGCTGCGCCTATCAAATCCGGCCGCGAGTCCGATAA
- a CDS encoding SDR family oxidoreductase, which translates to MGALDGRIAWITGGGTGIGRSAAHELAAAGATVVVSGRRREPLDAVAAEIRATGGVADVEPLDVASEVEVAAGGAAIQARHGRVDILINSAGINAPNRFFKNLTGEAWNRVVQTNLNGALYAIQAVLPGMRERRDGLVVNVASWAGKDHVYFTGAAYTASKHALVAMTMSLHLEECVNGIRATAICPGEVATPILKGRPVPPSDEEIGRMLQPEDIGRTVRFVAEMPPHVTINEILIAPTWNRMFLGGADIAQPR; encoded by the coding sequence ATGGGCGCACTCGACGGCAGGATCGCCTGGATCACCGGCGGCGGCACCGGCATCGGCCGGTCGGCCGCCCATGAACTGGCAGCCGCCGGCGCCACGGTCGTGGTGTCGGGGCGTCGGCGCGAGCCGCTCGACGCGGTCGCGGCCGAGATCCGCGCCACGGGCGGCGTGGCCGACGTGGAGCCGCTTGATGTTGCGAGCGAGGTGGAGGTCGCAGCCGGCGGTGCGGCGATCCAGGCGCGCCACGGCCGGGTCGACATCCTGATCAATTCCGCCGGCATCAACGCACCCAACCGCTTCTTCAAGAACCTGACGGGCGAGGCTTGGAACAGGGTGGTCCAGACCAACCTGAACGGCGCGCTCTACGCGATCCAGGCGGTACTGCCCGGCATGCGCGAGCGGCGCGATGGGCTCGTCGTCAATGTCGCGTCCTGGGCCGGCAAGGATCATGTCTATTTCACCGGTGCCGCCTATACGGCGAGCAAGCATGCGCTCGTCGCCATGACCATGTCGCTGCATCTGGAAGAATGCGTGAACGGCATCCGCGCGACCGCGATCTGCCCGGGCGAGGTTGCGACGCCGATCCTGAAGGGCCGGCCGGTGCCGCCGTCGGACGAGGAGATCGGCCGCATGCTGCAGCCCGAGGACATCGGCCGCACCGTGCGCTTCGTCGCCGAGATGCCGCCGCACGTCACGATCAACGAGATCCTGATCGCGCCGACCTGGAACCGCATGTTCCTGGGCGGCGCCGACATCGCCCAGCCGCGCTGA
- a CDS encoding DUF2076 domain-containing protein: protein MTPEERQLLTALADRVRNTPVQQKDEEAAALIRDLVQARPDTPYILAQTTLMQDFALRTAQAQIADLQRQLTEAKQAAPATGGGSFLGGLFGTSSQSVPPSGPWVRPQAQAYAQPQPAYTQPVYAAPVLQPSQTSGFLQSAAQTALGVAGGMMLFEGMESLFSGHHGGWGGGPWGGGPWGGGGGYGPTENITEIVNNNYYDTPSSGAEPRSADYSPDPGYQDASFDDGSDPGSDLGGDFGSDDDQSI from the coding sequence ATGACGCCCGAAGAACGGCAATTGCTTACTGCCCTTGCCGACCGTGTCCGCAACACCCCGGTCCAGCAGAAGGACGAGGAGGCCGCGGCGCTGATCCGTGATCTGGTGCAGGCCCGGCCCGATACGCCCTACATCCTAGCCCAGACGACGCTGATGCAGGATTTCGCGCTCCGCACCGCCCAGGCGCAGATCGCCGACCTGCAGCGCCAGCTGACCGAGGCCAAGCAGGCGGCCCCCGCCACCGGCGGCGGCAGCTTCCTGGGCGGCCTGTTTGGTACCAGCAGCCAGAGCGTGCCGCCGTCCGGCCCCTGGGTGCGCCCGCAGGCACAGGCTTATGCCCAGCCGCAACCGGCCTATACCCAGCCGGTCTATGCCGCCCCGGTGCTGCAGCCGAGCCAGACCTCGGGCTTCCTGCAGAGCGCGGCGCAAACCGCCCTCGGCGTCGCCGGCGGCATGATGCTGTTCGAGGGCATGGAATCACTGTTCTCCGGGCATCACGGCGGCTGGGGCGGCGGCCCGTGGGGCGGCGGTCCCTGGGGCGGTGGCGGCGGCTACGGCCCGACCGAGAACATCACCGAGATCGTCAACAACAACTACTACGACACGCCGAGCTCGGGCGCCGAGCCGCGCAGTGCCGACTATTCGCCCGACCCGGGCTACCAGGATGCCAGCTTCGACGACGGCAGCGACCCCGGTAGCGACCTGGGCGGCGATTTCGGCAGCGACGACGACCAGTCGATCTAG